A stretch of Prunus dulcis chromosome 6, ALMONDv2, whole genome shotgun sequence DNA encodes these proteins:
- the LOC117629956 gene encoding uncharacterized protein LOC117629956 produces the protein MAAKREEARKPRLGMEKLKDHPDPSDKSKKVLYFCFSEYCLGTGNVYYIHAFDLEKNCHVLPLAESIEVGRTMGCAPVIMGSGVHSSKIILAGGIRPIFDGLANFIPNPCRRVLEFDTAIMKSHIPLSIQHHGDLQHGKTHPHVVEHRENLYVLSVLTGEGFEMFDPKYDKWVTLPETPFFHRRYRGHHTDSVVVGSNIFVSCLSSIYRFDMADSRQIWKEHSFTNCTALPYGWDEKTLALEMSDGDWLIFTCFPELSYDPHEIKDNPCCDDYDCNNSNMDDYLPYRHQLVPDRHFEWHGTSLPAYIMSKDFTSLTPIQPLRLPDDLLPNQPGCERLRDLYMAKPREIDYRIVHLGGQEICLVLSIDTGFEPNGRVLRKMPIFVASFEFQLSDSKDVLTIKTGSSSVQCFLLGAHSSATKLSMCGAFWL, from the exons ATGGCAGCGAAGCGTGAAGAAGCCAGAAAGCCGAGGCTAGGTATGGAGAAGCTGAAGGATCACCCTGATCCGTCGGATAAGTCAAAGAAAgtcttgtatttttgtttcagCGAGTATTGTCTAGGCACTGGTAATGTTTACTATATACACGCCTTTGATTTGGAGAAAAATTGCCATGTACTTCCATTGGCAGAATCCATTGAAGTGGGTAGAACAATGGGGTGTGCTCCTGTAATTATGGGTTCTGGTGTCCACAGCTCCAAGATCATTTTGGCAGGTGGCATTAGACCGATATTCGATGGATTAGCCAATTTCATACCAAATCCGTGTCGCAGAGTTCTTGAGTTTGACACTGCGATTATGAAGTCGCATATTCCCCTTAGCATACAGCACCATGGTGACCTTCAACACGGGAAGACTCATCCCCACGTGGTAGAGCACAGGGAAAATTTATATGTTCTCTCCGTGTTAACAGGTGAGGGGTTCGAGATGTTCGACCCAAAATATGACAAATGGGTGACTTTGCCCGAGACTCCATTTTTCCACAGACGCTACCGTGGACACCACACCGATAGTGTTGTTGTAGGCAGTAATATCTTTGTGTCATGTTTGTCTAGTATCTACCGCTTTGACATGGCTGACAGCCGCCAAATATGGAAAGAGCACTCTTTTACCAACTGCACTGCATTGCCATACGGATGGGATGAGAAAACTTTAGCCCTGGAAATGAGTGACGGGGATTGGTTGATTTTCACATGTTTCCCAGAATTGAGTTATGACCCTCATGAAATCAAAGACAACCCTTGCTGCGACGATTACGACTGCAACAACTCAAACATGGATGATTATCTTCCTTATCGTCATCAGCTTGTGCCTGATCGTCATTTTGAATGGCATGGTACATCTTTGCCTGCCTATATCATGTCAAAGGATTTTACATCACTCACACCTATTCAACCTCTGCGCTTGCCCGATGATCTGTTACCTAATCAACCAGGCTGTGAAAGGTTGCGTGATCTGTATATGGCTAAACCCCGTGAAATAGATTATAGGATCGTCCATCTAGGAGGTCAAGAGATATGTCTGGTATTGTCTATTGACACTGGATTTGAGCCCAACGGCCGAGTTTTGAGGAAGATGCCGATTTTTGTGGCAAGTTTCGAATTTCAACTTTCAGACAGTAAAGACGTGTTAACCATCAAAACGGGGTCTTCTAGTGTTCAGTGTTTTCTACTTGGTGCCCACTCAAGTGCAACTAAATTATCCATGTGTGGTGCCTTTTGGCT GTAA